A single Verrucomicrobiota bacterium DNA region contains:
- a CDS encoding Abi family protein, with protein MSKVFYVKPATTCLQQVALLRQRGMLIEDEAEAAFYLKHLNYYRLSAYWLPFEQTHATHTFRPGTSFQQVLALYVFDRELRLLTMDALERVEVSVRTQWASQIGHRHGPHGHLNPQLAYRSDHWQKNIALLTAEVERSDEIFIRHFTSKYQEQLPPVWAVCEVMSLGLLSRWYANLKPMPTRRAIASTYGLDERVFASWLHRLTLIRNVCAHHGRLWDRQFPLSVTLPQRPAALATQMQTGCKGIYNALLMLLHFMDQISPNHHWRRKLTELIETQNVYTSVMGAPPNWKSQPLWSLSSQSSTPTSCP; from the coding sequence ATGAGCAAGGTGTTTTATGTGAAACCGGCCACCACCTGCCTGCAGCAGGTTGCCCTGCTTCGTCAACGCGGAATGTTGATTGAAGATGAAGCAGAAGCTGCTTTTTATCTCAAGCACCTGAACTATTACCGCCTCAGCGCCTATTGGCTGCCTTTTGAGCAGACCCATGCCACTCACACCTTTCGTCCGGGCACAAGTTTCCAGCAAGTGCTGGCGCTTTACGTTTTTGATCGCGAGCTTCGCCTGCTTACGATGGATGCGCTGGAACGCGTTGAGGTCTCAGTACGAACCCAGTGGGCCAGCCAGATTGGGCATCGCCACGGCCCACATGGGCACCTTAATCCCCAACTGGCCTACCGCTCGGACCATTGGCAGAAAAACATCGCCTTGCTCACGGCGGAAGTTGAGCGTTCTGATGAAATTTTCATCCGGCATTTTACCAGCAAGTATCAGGAGCAGTTGCCGCCGGTTTGGGCGGTATGTGAAGTCATGTCGCTTGGCCTGCTTTCACGCTGGTATGCCAATCTAAAGCCCATGCCCACGCGCAGAGCCATCGCCTCCACTTACGGCTTGGATGAACGGGTTTTTGCCTCCTGGCTGCACCGTTTGACACTCATTCGAAATGTTTGCGCACACCATGGCCGGCTCTGGGATCGACAGTTTCCGCTGTCCGTCACCTTGCCGCAACGTCCGGCAGCTTTGGCAACCCAAATGCAAACTGGCTGCAAAGGTATCTATAATGCTCTCTTAATGCTGCTGCACTTCATGGATCAGATTTCACCCAACCATCATTGGCGGCGAAAACTCACCGAACTCATTGAAACACAGAATGTTTACACAAGTGTCATGGGTGCCCCACCAAACTGGAAATCGCAGCCGTTGTGGTCCTTGAGTTCCCAGTCCTCAACGCCTACCTCTTGCCCATGA
- a CDS encoding class I SAM-dependent DNA methyltransferase: MSDPNLSSFIWSVADLLRGDYKQSEYGKVILPFTVLRRLDCVLEATKTAVLAELDKRTKAGVNPEPFLLRKAGQLFYNTSSLDLKKLMGDQDHIGENLRAYLQAFSPAVRDIFECFEFHTQIDKLAKAGLLYLVTEKFANIDLHPDTVSNAQMGAVFEELIRKFAELSNETAGEHFTPRDAIRLMVNLLFIEDDDALTKPGVVRSVYDPTAGTGGMLSVSDEHLSSLNPQARLVMYGQELNPESYAICKADMLIKGQDIANIILGNTLSADGLLGKFFDYMLSNPPFGVEWKKIEDAIRKEYAQMGFNGRFGPGLPRVSDGSLLFLLHLISKMRPATDGGSRFGIVLNGSPLFTGGAGSGESEIRRYVLENDLVEAIIALPTDMFYNTGISTYIWIVSNRKSAERKGKVQLIDASNFWQKMRKSLGSKRKELSPEHIEEITRIFGNFKKVTKDGVPISRIFKNEDFGYRTITVERPERDAKGKIVLSIKGKAKGKPMPDASLRDTENVPLSEDVETYFKREVLPHAPDAWIDHEKTQVGYEIPLNRHFYVFQPPRPLNVIDAELKACTDRILTMIGGLTK, from the coding sequence ATGAGCGATCCCAACCTCTCATCCTTTATCTGGTCCGTAGCCGATCTCCTGCGCGGCGATTACAAGCAGTCTGAATACGGCAAGGTTATCCTGCCCTTTACTGTGCTGCGCCGCCTTGACTGTGTTTTGGAGGCTACCAAGACCGCTGTGCTGGCGGAATTGGATAAGCGTACCAAGGCAGGCGTCAACCCGGAACCATTTCTATTGCGCAAGGCTGGGCAGCTTTTTTACAACACCTCGTCGCTGGACTTGAAGAAGCTCATGGGCGACCAGGATCACATTGGCGAAAACCTACGGGCCTACCTGCAAGCCTTCTCGCCAGCCGTGCGCGATATTTTTGAGTGCTTCGAGTTCCATACCCAGATAGACAAACTGGCCAAGGCTGGTTTGCTGTACCTCGTCACGGAAAAGTTCGCTAATATTGACCTTCACCCCGATACGGTAAGCAATGCGCAGATGGGGGCCGTATTTGAAGAGTTAATCCGCAAATTCGCCGAGCTTTCCAACGAAACCGCTGGCGAACACTTTACCCCCCGCGATGCGATTCGGCTCATGGTGAACCTCCTGTTTATTGAAGACGACGATGCCCTGACCAAACCGGGCGTCGTGCGTTCCGTTTACGATCCTACTGCTGGCACGGGGGGTATGTTGAGTGTATCGGACGAACACCTGAGCAGCCTGAACCCCCAGGCCCGGCTCGTGATGTATGGTCAGGAACTGAACCCCGAGTCGTATGCCATTTGCAAAGCGGACATGTTGATCAAGGGGCAGGACATCGCCAACATCATCCTGGGCAACACCCTCTCCGCCGATGGATTACTCGGTAAATTCTTCGATTATATGCTCTCCAATCCTCCCTTTGGCGTGGAGTGGAAGAAGATCGAAGACGCCATTCGCAAGGAATATGCGCAGATGGGGTTCAATGGCCGGTTTGGTCCTGGCCTGCCCCGCGTCAGTGATGGTTCGCTGTTATTCCTCCTGCATCTGATTTCCAAGATGCGCCCGGCTACGGATGGCGGTAGTCGGTTTGGGATCGTATTGAATGGTTCGCCACTGTTCACGGGTGGGGCTGGCTCCGGTGAAAGTGAGATCCGGCGCTATGTCCTGGAGAATGATTTGGTCGAGGCCATCATTGCGCTGCCTACCGACATGTTCTACAACACCGGCATCAGCACCTATATCTGGATCGTCAGCAACCGCAAGTCAGCCGAACGCAAGGGCAAGGTGCAGTTGATTGATGCCAGCAACTTTTGGCAGAAGATGCGCAAAAGTTTGGGAAGCAAACGCAAGGAACTCAGCCCCGAACACATTGAGGAGATCACCCGGATCTTCGGCAATTTCAAGAAGGTCACCAAGGACGGCGTACCCATCAGCCGTATCTTCAAGAATGAGGACTTTGGTTATCGCACCATCACCGTTGAACGTCCTGAGCGCGATGCCAAAGGTAAGATCGTTCTCAGCATCAAGGGAAAAGCCAAAGGCAAGCCCATGCCCGATGCCAGTTTGCGCGATACCGAGAACGTGCCGCTCAGTGAAGACGTGGAGACCTACTTCAAACGCGAGGTGCTGCCCCATGCGCCGGATGCGTGGATTGATCATGAGAAGACCCAGGTTGGCTACGAAATCCCCTTGAACCGGCACTTCTATGTCTTCCAACCACCACGCCCGTTGAACGTGATTGATGCGGAGTTGAAGGCCTGTACTGACCGTATCTTGACTATGATCGGAGGGCTGACGAAATGA
- a CDS encoding restriction endonuclease subunit S — protein sequence MSFPRYPKYKDSGVEWLGQVPEHWTVISIKWTSPVKRGASPRPIDDPKYFDDEGEFAWVRIADVSACDGVLKETTQRLSELGSSLSVKISPGELFISIAGTVGKPCLSAIKACIHDGFVYFPTLKIAPQFLYRIFEGGTCYGGLGKWGTQLNLNTDTIGSIRIALPPSDELMQILAFLDRETAKIDELVAEQKRLMELLTEKVKALVLSSFDMPDTKHQRFGSVAEVISRPVTQQDGEEYTRIGLYNRGRGLFHKDASEKDDMGDSDFFWVESGDLIISGQFAWEGAVALASEDDNGCVVSHRYPVLRGKPGVSITEYLFALLLTRHGDFLLNEHARGAAGRNRPLNISALLKERIPLPNLQIQQAVAKTVHHKKQLLVEISHQIDLLQERRTALISAAVTGQIDVRNH from the coding sequence ATGAGCTTCCCGCGCTACCCAAAATACAAGGACAGCGGGGTGGAATGGCTGGGTCAAGTGCCGGAGCATTGGACGGTAATTTCGATCAAGTGGACATCGCCGGTGAAGCGTGGGGCGTCGCCAAGGCCAATTGACGATCCAAAGTATTTCGACGATGAAGGCGAGTTTGCATGGGTACGGATTGCGGATGTCTCTGCCTGCGATGGGGTACTGAAAGAAACAACTCAACGACTCTCCGAATTGGGTAGTTCACTCAGTGTCAAAATTTCACCCGGAGAATTGTTTATCAGCATTGCAGGCACTGTGGGCAAACCATGTTTATCTGCAATCAAGGCATGCATCCACGATGGTTTTGTTTACTTTCCAACGTTAAAAATCGCCCCGCAATTTCTGTATCGAATCTTTGAAGGCGGGACTTGTTACGGAGGACTCGGCAAATGGGGCACTCAACTCAACTTGAATACCGATACCATCGGTTCAATCCGGATCGCACTTCCACCTTCTGACGAACTGATGCAGATTCTCGCCTTCCTCGACCGTGAAACCGCAAAGATTGATGAGTTGGTGGCGGAACAAAAGCGGTTGATGGAACTGCTGACGGAAAAAGTAAAAGCTTTGGTCTTGTCGTCATTTGACATGCCAGACACCAAGCATCAACGATTCGGATCTGTAGCTGAGGTCATTTCGCGGCCCGTAACCCAACAAGACGGGGAAGAGTATACGCGCATTGGCCTCTACAACAGAGGAAGGGGGTTGTTCCACAAGGATGCCAGCGAGAAGGACGACATGGGAGACTCTGACTTCTTCTGGGTTGAATCAGGAGACCTCATCATTAGTGGGCAATTTGCATGGGAAGGTGCAGTCGCTTTAGCCTCCGAAGATGACAATGGCTGCGTTGTTTCGCATAGATACCCAGTCCTTAGAGGAAAGCCAGGAGTTTCTATCACAGAATACCTATTCGCGCTGCTATTGACCAGGCATGGCGACTTTCTGCTTAACGAACACGCACGCGGGGCTGCCGGCAGAAATCGGCCATTGAATATTTCAGCACTGCTTAAGGAGAGAATCCCGCTACCTAACCTCCAAATTCAACAAGCAGTGGCGAAAACTGTTCATCACAAAAAGCAACTCCTGGTGGAAATATCACATCAGATTGACCTGCTGCAAGAACGCCGGACTGCATTGATCTCTGCTGCCGTCACTGGCCAGATTGACGTGCGCAACCACTAA
- a CDS encoding DUF4062 domain-containing protein, translating to MSTAKPKLRVMVSSTVYGIEELLDRVYTLLTAYGYEVWMSHKGTVPVRSDRTAFENCLAAVEKCDLFLGIITTHYGSGQNPDNPAEPSITHQEIQKAVALKKPRWLLAHDHVVFARLLLNNLGFKGKAARKTLKLKKTPILNDLRVLDLYEDATIDIPDVSLDERDGNWVQKFRSTEDGSLFATAQFFRYQEVEQFIKENFADGSPLPNNGGEK from the coding sequence ATGAGCACTGCAAAACCCAAACTAAGAGTCATGGTTTCCTCGACGGTTTACGGAATTGAGGAACTGCTGGATCGTGTTTACACGCTGCTGACTGCTTATGGCTATGAAGTGTGGATGTCGCATAAAGGAACTGTTCCGGTGCGCTCCGACCGAACCGCCTTTGAAAACTGCCTCGCTGCGGTGGAGAAATGCGATCTCTTTCTGGGAATCATAACGACGCACTACGGCAGCGGCCAGAATCCCGATAATCCCGCCGAGCCATCCATTACCCATCAAGAAATCCAGAAAGCCGTCGCGTTGAAAAAACCGCGTTGGTTGCTTGCCCATGACCATGTCGTCTTTGCCCGGCTGTTGTTGAACAACCTCGGCTTCAAAGGCAAGGCCGCTCGGAAGACTCTTAAACTCAAAAAAACTCCTATCCTGAACGATCTTCGGGTGCTTGACCTCTACGAAGACGCCACAATTGATATTCCCGACGTGTCACTCGACGAACGCGATGGAAATTGGGTTCAAAAATTCCGTTCCACCGAGGATGGATCATTGTTCGCCACCGCCCAGTTCTTCCGCTATCAGGAAGTGGAGCAATTCATTAAGGAAAATTTTGCAGATGGTTCACCGCTGCCAAACAACGGAGGTGAAAAATGA
- a CDS encoding BRO family protein — translation MKNDLAIFEGHGIRRVYDDKTETWWFSVVDIIRVLTQQPDYKAAQNYWKVLKHRLNKEGSQLVTNCNQLKLPAADGKFYQTEVATAETLLRLVQSVPSPKAEPIKLWLAKAPEHSPLRQRRCVLQPSSGRYERLSWEIRAVPSQPQRGCVGLPVFGSGATTKAQPRWGWGALGLGLNLRLLCRFLHKFLATHTIRSHSVSNRTCQGYARKRILKPVGLFFVADTFGRTT, via the coding sequence ATGAAAAACGATCTCGCCATTTTTGAAGGCCACGGAATCCGCCGGGTTTACGACGATAAAACCGAGACCTGGTGGTTTTCCGTCGTGGATATTATCCGGGTGCTGACGCAGCAGCCGGATTACAAGGCTGCACAGAACTACTGGAAAGTCCTCAAACACCGTCTCAACAAGGAAGGTAGTCAGTTGGTTACAAATTGTAACCAACTGAAATTACCCGCCGCCGACGGTAAATTCTACCAAACCGAAGTGGCCACTGCGGAAACCCTGCTGCGTCTGGTGCAAAGCGTTCCCAGCCCCAAAGCGGAGCCCATCAAGCTTTGGCTGGCCAAGGCCCCGGAGCATAGTCCCCTACGCCAACGGCGTTGTGTCCTCCAGCCCAGCAGCGGGAGGTACGAGCGCCTATCCTGGGAAATCCGTGCCGTTCCCAGTCAACCCCAACGGGGTTGTGTCGGTTTGCCAGTCTTCGGTTCAGGTGCGACCACCAAGGCACAACCCCGTTGGGGTTGGGGGGCTTTGGGCCTGGGTCTTAATCTCAGGCTGTTGTGTCGTTTTTTACATAAATTTCTTGCCACCCACACGATCAGAAGCCATAGTGTCTCTAATCGAACCTGCCAAGGCTATGCGCGCAAGCGTATCCTCAAACCGGTGGGTCTTTTTTTTGTGGCTGACACATTTGGGAGAACGACATGA
- a CDS encoding slipin family protein — MNELINAVMKLGPWVVGIIVVAVVVLPQSVRILREYERGVIFRLGKLQGAKGPGLIFLIPMIDKMVRMDLRVVTIDVPKQEVMTRDNVPATVDAVIYFRVVDPNAAVVKVENYWKATSLIGQTTLRSVLGQSPLDDLLSQRDIINQKLQEIIDKQTEPWGIKVTAVEVKEVALPDSMKRAMAKQAEAERERRAKVVNAEGEFQAAEKMVQAAALIAKEPIALQLRYLQTMREMASEHNTTTFLPLPIDLFSAFLKK, encoded by the coding sequence ATGAACGAACTAATCAATGCAGTCATGAAACTGGGACCGTGGGTGGTCGGCATCATTGTCGTGGCGGTGGTGGTGCTGCCGCAGTCAGTACGCATCCTGCGCGAATACGAACGCGGCGTTATTTTCCGCCTCGGCAAGTTGCAGGGGGCGAAAGGGCCGGGGCTGATCTTCCTCATCCCCATGATTGACAAGATGGTGAGGATGGACTTGCGCGTGGTGACCATTGACGTGCCCAAGCAGGAGGTGATGACCCGCGACAACGTGCCCGCCACGGTGGACGCGGTGATCTATTTCCGCGTCGTGGATCCGAACGCCGCCGTGGTGAAGGTGGAAAACTACTGGAAGGCGACTTCGCTCATCGGCCAGACGACCTTGCGCAGCGTGCTCGGCCAGTCGCCGCTGGACGACCTGCTCTCCCAACGCGATATCATCAACCAAAAGCTGCAGGAAATCATTGATAAGCAAACCGAGCCGTGGGGGATCAAAGTCACCGCCGTCGAAGTAAAAGAAGTCGCGTTGCCAGACAGCATGAAACGCGCGATGGCCAAACAAGCCGAAGCCGAACGCGAACGCCGGGCGAAAGTCGTGAACGCGGAAGGTGAATTTCAAGCTGCCGAAAAAATGGTGCAGGCCGCCGCGCTGATCGCCAAGGAACCGATTGCCCTGCAATTGCGCTATCTCCAAACCATGCGTGAAATGGCCAGCGAACACAACACCACGACGTTTCTGCCGCTGCCGATTGATTTGTTCTCGGCGTTTTTGAAAAAGTAA
- a CDS encoding nodulation protein NfeD produces MKRAAVIAVVACLVAAASVCTAAQVGVIHIQGPIGPATASYIARALDVSGGRNDACLVIALDTPGGLLESTKEIVQTFYSSRVPTVVYVSPEAATAGSAGVFITMAANIAAMAPHSSIGAAHPVALGGLSGGSEEKMDDVMRKKMENYASSFIESIADKRKRNVGWAKSAVMESAAITAEKALELKVIDFIATDLPDLLRQMDGLAIGKASLVTAGASTVEIPMSVREKVFQRIWRPEVMFALMLVVMYGIIGELSSPGAVLPGVAGLIALIVLLYMSSILPMNLAGLTLIGLAVALFIIDVFAPTHGVLTGGGIVAFFLGSLMLFNHTAPGFKLSLAYIIPATLLTAAFFVFIVGAGLRAQFRPALTGQETMLGRTVNALSQIDSQGGKVFIEGELWNAVSDDVIAKGQPVEIAGIEGLTLKVKPKTG; encoded by the coding sequence ATGAAGCGAGCGGCTGTCATCGCGGTTGTGGCGTGTCTTGTTGCCGCCGCATCCGTTTGCACGGCGGCGCAAGTGGGAGTGATTCACATCCAGGGGCCGATCGGGCCCGCCACTGCCAGCTACATCGCCCGCGCCCTTGACGTTTCCGGCGGGCGCAACGATGCCTGTCTCGTGATCGCGCTCGACACTCCGGGAGGACTGCTCGAATCCACCAAGGAGATCGTCCAGACCTTCTATTCCTCACGTGTGCCGACGGTGGTTTATGTTTCCCCCGAAGCCGCCACGGCGGGCAGTGCGGGGGTGTTCATCACCATGGCTGCGAATATTGCTGCGATGGCTCCGCACTCAAGCATCGGCGCTGCGCATCCGGTCGCGCTCGGCGGCCTGAGCGGTGGCAGCGAAGAAAAAATGGATGACGTGATGAGGAAGAAGATGGAGAATTATGCCTCCAGCTTCATCGAATCCATCGCCGACAAGCGCAAACGCAACGTCGGGTGGGCCAAATCCGCGGTGATGGAAAGCGCCGCCATTACCGCCGAAAAGGCACTGGAACTGAAAGTGATCGACTTCATTGCCACCGACTTGCCTGACCTGCTCAGGCAAATGGATGGACTCGCCATCGGGAAGGCATCGCTCGTCACGGCCGGGGCCAGCACGGTCGAGATTCCGATGTCGGTGCGGGAAAAGGTGTTTCAACGCATCTGGCGACCCGAGGTGATGTTTGCCCTCATGCTTGTCGTAATGTACGGAATCATTGGTGAGTTGAGCAGTCCGGGAGCGGTTTTGCCGGGCGTGGCCGGACTGATCGCATTGATTGTATTGCTCTACATGTCGTCCATCCTGCCCATGAATCTCGCAGGCCTGACGCTCATCGGGCTGGCCGTGGCGCTGTTCATCATTGACGTCTTTGCCCCCACGCACGGCGTGCTGACCGGTGGCGGCATCGTGGCGTTTTTCCTCGGCTCGCTCATGCTGTTCAATCACACGGCGCCCGGCTTTAAACTTTCCCTCGCCTACATCATTCCGGCCACGCTGCTCACGGCGGCGTTTTTCGTATTCATCGTGGGGGCCGGTTTGCGCGCGCAGTTCCGGCCCGCACTGACCGGCCAGGAAACCATGCTCGGTCGGACCGTGAACGCGCTTTCGCAAATTGACTCGCAGGGTGGCAAGGTGTTCATCGAAGGTGAACTTTGGAACGCCGTCAGCGACGACGTAATTGCAAAAGGTCAGCCCGTCGAAATTGCCGGCATCGAGGGGCTGACGTTGAAAGTGAAACCAAAAACCGGGTAA
- a CDS encoding RNA-binding domain-containing protein, translating to MNPAQISKLLSLGEGQRVEFKSSVKHVEALGRVICGLLNTSGGYLICGVKDQGSVLGVDVSADAVAALEKQLYEGIAPKTLVEMELATLEGKPIIVFEVPAGKDVPYAFRNTIYIRSGDTTQPADPETIRDMVLRRQTEPERWERRFSFADIEADVDLDQVRAVVADAQKVRRAFFRNAGNPQMVLEDFSAAKYGRLTNGGDVLFARNPATRMPQIRVRAMRYNSDKAGDTYRDMKSFEGPLHAIFEDAYAFIVRNTPTAARFTKGQPKRDDSPLYPEDAVREALINALAHRDYSSSSGGVSIHIFPHRLEIWNSGSLPDGVTVEKLKQGQISVLRNPDVSHVLYLRGLMEKAGRGSVLMIQQCRENGLSDPEWKSDEKLGVTVIFRAPEVTGEVTGEVTGEVTGEVAGEVAGEVKRLLTVVKGEMKRQEIQNQLGLRHEEHFRDAYLTPAIQAGLIEMTQPDKPKSSKQRYRLTPLGEAISAKIAGLSDEIIP from the coding sequence ATGAATCCTGCCCAAATCTCAAAACTGCTTTCCTTGGGTGAAGGCCAGCGAGTTGAATTCAAATCCAGTGTCAAGCATGTTGAGGCGCTTGGCCGAGTCATCTGCGGCCTGCTCAATACCTCCGGCGGTTATCTCATCTGCGGCGTGAAAGACCAAGGTTCGGTGCTCGGCGTAGATGTGTCTGCCGACGCCGTCGCTGCTTTGGAAAAACAGCTTTACGAGGGCATTGCTCCCAAAACCCTCGTCGAAATGGAGCTTGCGACACTCGAGGGCAAGCCGATAATCGTTTTTGAGGTTCCTGCGGGCAAGGATGTGCCGTATGCGTTCCGCAATACGATCTACATTCGCTCTGGCGATACCACCCAACCGGCCGACCCGGAGACCATTCGCGACATGGTCCTGCGCCGTCAGACCGAGCCGGAACGTTGGGAGCGGCGGTTCTCCTTTGCCGACATCGAAGCCGACGTGGATTTGGATCAGGTTCGCGCCGTCGTGGCCGACGCACAGAAAGTTCGCCGGGCATTCTTCCGCAATGCCGGGAATCCACAGATGGTGCTGGAAGATTTTTCCGCTGCCAAATACGGTCGTTTAACCAATGGCGGCGATGTCCTCTTCGCCCGCAATCCGGCCACGCGGATGCCGCAGATCCGTGTTCGAGCCATGCGCTACAATTCCGACAAGGCTGGCGACACCTACCGCGACATGAAATCATTTGAAGGTCCACTGCACGCCATTTTCGAGGATGCCTACGCCTTCATTGTACGCAACACGCCGACGGCAGCCCGATTTACCAAAGGCCAGCCAAAACGGGATGATTCGCCACTCTACCCGGAGGACGCCGTCCGCGAGGCCCTCATCAATGCCCTCGCCCATCGCGATTACAGTTCATCGTCGGGCGGCGTCAGTATTCATATTTTCCCGCACCGACTCGAAATTTGGAATTCCGGCAGTTTGCCCGATGGCGTTACGGTTGAAAAATTGAAGCAAGGCCAAATCTCCGTCCTGCGTAATCCCGACGTCTCCCATGTTCTGTATCTTCGCGGCCTTATGGAAAAGGCCGGTCGTGGCAGTGTGCTTATGATCCAGCAATGCCGCGAAAACGGCCTTTCCGACCCGGAATGGAAGTCCGACGAGAAACTCGGAGTAACCGTCATTTTCCGCGCCCCGGAAGTCACCGGGGAAGTCACCGGGGAAGTCACCGGGGAAGTCACCGGGGAAGTCGCCGGGGAAGTCGCCGGGGAAGTTAAACGACTGCTCACCGTCGTGAAAGGGGAAATGAAGCGTCAGGAAATCCAGAACCAACTTGGCCTCAGGCATGAAGAGCATTTCCGGGATGCTTATCTCACGCCCGCGATTCAAGCGGGTCTAATTGAAATGACCCAACCCGACAAACCAAAAAGCAGCAAGCAACGTTATCGCTTAACGCCGCTGGGAGAAGCCATCAGCGCCAAGATCGCGGGATTATCCGACGAAATAATACCATGA